The following coding sequences lie in one Notolabrus celidotus isolate fNotCel1 chromosome 6, fNotCel1.pri, whole genome shotgun sequence genomic window:
- the ric8a gene encoding synembryn-A, with protein MAMKMDLNVTIEQMETGEQDAALTALQSFNKEMNQCFTFGKEEEQERECLGELVMGFLNRELQPSCLLACLETVRILSRDKNCLSPFITHSAMTTLARYAGIAVAGAASSECCQQEEGQSEGGEAAEVSNEVTKEVSPSENADQEVITEALKSICNILLHNLRGQVVAADLQLIKGVAERLKQSHDPTWKHEVRFFDLRLTFLMTAVTVETRAQLAQELHGIRLLANQLDATLGVSWPDTLETARAGFEGVPPEDVPLLSREQTELAMESLKILFNITFDTSRRKVDEEEAAEYRHLGAIMRHCLMSQADGEERTEEFHSHTVNLLGNLPLPCLDVLLVPKVQQGSIEYMGVNMDAVNMLMDFMEKRLDRGNKLRETLLPSLNLLTESARIHRETRKFLRSKVLPPLRDVVNRPEVGDTLRNKLVRLMTHIDTDVKDCAAEFLFVLCKESVSRFIKYTGYGNAAGLLAARGLLRGGRDSGIYSEDEDSETEEYREAKNHINPITGVVEEEQPNPMEGMTEEQKEYEAMKLVSMFDKLSRNNLIQPMQLSMDGKMREVTPDDLENLVKNPVFQPEGPHNSESEDEA; from the exons aTGAACCAGTGCTTCACATTCGGcaaggaagaggagcaggaaagAGAG TGTCTTGGAGAATTGGTGATGGGTTTCTTGAACAGGGAGTTGCAGCCTTCCTGTCTGCTGGCCTGTCTAGAAACAGTCCGAATCCTGTCCAGAGACAAAAACTGCTTGAGTCCCTTTATCACCCACTCTGCCATGACCACCCTTGCCCGCTATGCAGGCATTGCTGTGGCTGGTGCGGCTTCATCTGAGTGCTGCCAACAGGAGGAGGGTCAAA gtgagggaggagaggcAGCAGAAGTATCTAATGAGGTGACGAAGGAAGTCTCTCCTTCAGAAAACGCTGACCAGGAAGTGATCACTGAGGCTCTCAAGTCCATCTGTAACATCCTGCTGCACAACCTTAGGGGACAG GTGGTGGCAGCAGATCTGCAGCTGATAAAGGGCGTGGCAGAGAGGCTGAAGCAGAGTCATGATCCCACCTGGAAACATGAG GTGCGTTTCTTTGACCTACGCCTCACCTTCCTGATGACAGCCGTGACAGTTGAAACGAGGGCACAGCTGGCTCAGGAGCTTCACGGCATCAGGCTGCTAG CCAACCAGTTGGATGCCACACTGGGTGTCTCATGGCCAGATACACTGGAGACGGCCCGTGCCGGATTTGAGGGTGTCCCGCCTGAAGACGTGCCCCTACTGAGCCGGGAGCAGACAGAACTAGCCATGGAGAGCCTGAAGATACTGTTCAATATCACGTTCGACACAAGCAGACGCAAAGTTGACGAG GAGGAGGCAGCAGAGTACAGACATTTAGGAGCCATTATGAGACACTGTCTGATGAGCCAAGCtgacggagaggagaggactgAGGAGTTCCACAG tCATACTGTAAACCTGCTAGGTAACCTCCCTCTACCCTGTCTGGATGTCCTGCTGGTGCCCAAAGTACAACAAGGCTCCATCGAATACATGGGGGTCAACATGGACGCTGTCAACATGCTGATGGACTTCATGGAGAAAAGACTGGACCGG GGAAACAAACTGAGGGAGACTCTCCTCCCTTCGCTGAACCTGCTGACTGAGAGCGCCCGCATCCATCGAGAGACCAGGAAATTcctcaggtcaaag gTGCTGCCCCCTTTGCGTGATGTGGTGAACAGGCCCGAGGTGGGTGACACTCTGAGGAACAAACTGGTCCGTCTGATGACACACATTGACACTGACGTCAAGGACTGTGCTGCTGAATTTTTGTTTGTCCTCTGCAAAGAAAGCG TTTCAAGGTTCATTAAGTACACCGGGTACGGAAATGCTGCCGGTCTGCTGGCTGCCAGAGGACTACTGAGGGGCGGCAGAGACTCCGGGATTTACTCTGAGGATGAAGACTCTGAGACAGAGGAGTACAGAGAGGCCAAGAACCA TATAAATCCGATCACAGGCGTTGTAGAAGAAGAGCAGCCTAATCCCATGGAGGGAATGACTGAGGAGCAGAAAGAATATGAAGCCATGAAGTTGGTCAGCATGTTTGACAAACTGTCAAG GAACAACCTGATCCAGCCCATGCAGCTCAGTATGGACGGGAAGATGCGAGAGGTGACCCCGGACGACCTGGAAAATCTCGTCAAAAATCCTGTGTTCCAGCCAGAGGGGCCGCATAACTCAGAGAGTGAAGATGAAGCTTAG